The Antennarius striatus isolate MH-2024 chromosome 23, ASM4005453v1, whole genome shotgun sequence genome has a segment encoding these proteins:
- the tbc1d14 gene encoding TBC1 domain family member 14 isoform X4, whose translation MANPTLGAPERTDDVSGGAMMENGCVIVSHLHEQINLHHHEPSMTLHSQPFLLSYNPPCSSTHMYYSSPQKSPPDLNQDSHSLSSQDSGIPTLEINPPEPILHSHQRLCDCSHDSPATLPLDDPSDTNTVHKSSTFPRSGYDSIRLFSPTLRLSTTMGMGVGGGALNRRDDISVCSVSSMSTDLSVSNEDILDFTVTSDSSAIVTLETDNSGTTYFSDVMLSSPGNAGDLWSPARPHSGSRFTQQQEDGRPKKLGPLASLFNKSLFSRRVRDSRSAEQRDPGWKLFGKVPPREGSNKDPKRIQKEYETKAGRAGPGNPTSPRQSVRKNLDFEPLSTTALILEDRPANLPAKPAEEAQKHRQQYEEMVAQAKKRELKEAQRRKKQLEDRCKLEESIGTAAQTWNQEILPNWNTMCTSRRVRDLWWQGIPPSVRGKVWSLAVGNELNITHELYNICLARAKEKWNTTAAPASEPEDAGSSDRESSLEQIKLDISRTFPHLCIFQQGGPYHDVLHSILGAYTCYRPDVGYVQGMSFIAAVLILNLDTADAFIAFANLLNKPCQMAFFRVDHSLMLTYFSAFEVCFEENLPKLFAHFKKNNLTPDIYLIDWIFTLYSKSLPLDLACRVWDVFCRDGEEFLFRTALGLLRLFQDVLTCMDFIHMAQFLTRLPDFIPAEQLFHHIATVHMTSRNRKWAQVLQALQKDLEKGSPVLKR comes from the exons ATGGCGAACCCGACCCTCGGTGCCCCGGAGCGGACAGACG ATGTGTCTGGAGGAGCCATGATGGAGAACGGCTGTGTGATTGTCTCTCACCTCCATGAGCAGATCAACCTGCACCACCATGAACCCAGCATGACCCTCCACAGCCAGCCCTTCCTGCTCAGCTACAACCCCCCCTGCTCATCTACCCACATGTACTACAGCAGCCCTCAGAAAAGCCCCCCAGACCTCAACCAGGACAGCCACAGCTTGTCTTCCCAGGACTCCGGTATTCCGACTCTGGAGATCAATCCTCCGGAGCCCATCCTCCACAGCCACCAGCGCCTGTGTGACTGCAGTCATGACTCTCCTGCCACTTTGCCTTTGGATGATCCGTCTGACACCAACACCGTCCACAAATCCTCCACTTTCCCCCGCAGCGGGTATGACTCCATCCGCCTCTTCAGCCCCACCCTAAGATTATCCACCACGATGGGGATGGGTGTCGGCGGTGGAGCCTTGAACCGCCGGGATGACATCTCAGTGTGCAGCGTGTCTAGCATGAGCACAGATCTGTCGGTGTCCAATGAAGACATCCTGGATTTCACCGTCACCTCTGACTCCAGTGCTATTGTTACCTTGGAAACTGATAACAGCGGCACCACTTACTTCTCAGATGTGATGCTGTCATCGCCAGGAAACGCAGGAGACCTATGGAGTCCTGCGAGACCACATTCAGGTTCAAGGTTCACACAACAGCAAGAGGATGGAAGGCCAAAGAAACTGGGACCTCTAGCAAGCTTATTCAACAA GAGCCTGTTTTCCAGGAGGGTGAGGGACAGTCGGTCAGCAGAGCAGAGGGATCCAGGGTGGAAGCTGTTTGGAAAAGTCCCACCACGGGAAGGCTCCAATAAGGACCCCAAGAGGATACAAAAG GAATATGAAACAAAGGCTGGCAGAGCTGGACCTGGCAACCCAACTTCTCCCAGGCAAAGCGTGAGGAAAAACCTGGACTTTGAGCCCCTCTCCACCACCGCACTTATACTAGAGGACAGACCTGc AAATCTACCTGCTAAGCCAGCCGAGGAGGCGCAGAAACACAGACAGCAGTATGAAGAGATGGTGGCCCAGGCCAAGAAGAGAG AGTTGAAGGAGGCTCAGAGGAGAAAGAAGCAACTGGAGGATCGGTGCAAGCTCGAGGAGAGCATCGGCACAGCTGCCCAGACCTGGAATCAGGAAATCCTACCTAACTGGAACACAAT GTGTACATCTCGACGAGTCAGAGACCTCTGGTGGCAGGGCATCCCACCCAGCGTCAGGGGTAAAGTGTGGAGCCTGGCTGTGGGCAACGAGCTCAACATCACACACG AGCTGTATAACATCTGTCTGGCCCGAGCTAAAGAGAAGTGGAATACCACCGCAGCGCCAGCCTCAGAACCTGAAG ATGCTGGCTCGTCAGATCGGGAGTCCAGCCTGGAGCAGATCAAGTTGGACATCTCAAGAACATTCCCCCACCTGTGCATCTTCCAGCAG GGTGGGCCATATCATGATGTGCTGCACAGCATTCTGGGAGCATACACTTGCTACCGGCCAGATGTTGGCTAT gtgcagGGAATGTCATTCATCGCAGCAGTGCTGATCCTGAACCTGGACACGGCTGACGCCTTCATAGCTTTTGCCAACCTGCTCAACAAACCCTGTCAGATGGCCTTCTTCAGAGTCGACCACAGCCTT ATGCTGACTTACTTTTCAGCATTTGAAGTGTGCTTTGAAGAAAATCTACCAAAGCTTTTTGCACAtttcaagaaaaacaacttgacccctgatatttatttaattgattg GATCTTCACTCTTTACAGTAAGTCACTTCCACTGGACCTGGCGTGTCGAGTATGGGACGTGTTCTGCCGAGACGGCGAGGAGTTCTTGTTCCGCACCGCGTTGGGGCTGCTGCGTCTCTTTCAGGACGTTCTGACCTGCATGGATTTCATCCACATGGCCCAGTTCCTCACCCGCCTGCCTGACTTCATCCCCGCTGAGCAGCTCTTCCACCACATCGCCACTGTTCACATGACCAGCCGCAACAGGAAGTGGGCGCAG GTCCTGCAGGCCTTGCAGAAAGATCTGGAGAAAGGTAGCCCGGTGCTGAAGCGCTGA
- the tbc1d14 gene encoding TBC1 domain family member 14 isoform X5, protein MMENGCVIVSHLHEQINLHHHEPSMTLHSQPFLLSYNPPCSSTHMYYSSPQKSPPDLNQDSHSLSSQDSGIPTLEINPPEPILHSHQRLCDCSHDSPATLPLDDPSDTNTVHKSSTFPRSGYDSIRLFSPTLRLSTTMGMGVGGGALNRRDDISVCSVSSMSTDLSVSNEDILDFTVTSDSSAIVTLETDNSGTTYFSDVMLSSPGNAGDLWSPARPHSGSRFTQQQEDGRPKKLGPLASLFNKSLFSRRVRDSRSAEQRDPGWKLFGKVPPREGSNKDPKRIQKEYETKAGRAGPGNPTSPRQSVRKNLDFEPLSTTALILEDRPANLPAKPAEEAQKHRQQYEEMVAQAKKRELKEAQRRKKQLEDRCKLEESIGTAAQTWNQEILPNWNTMCTSRRVRDLWWQGIPPSVRGKVWSLAVGNELNITHELYNICLARAKEKWNTTAAPASEPEGDAGSSDRESSLEQIKLDISRTFPHLCIFQQGGPYHDVLHSILGAYTCYRPDVGYVQGMSFIAAVLILNLDTADAFIAFANLLNKPCQMAFFRVDHSLISFCPQMLTYFSAFEVCFEENLPKLFAHFKKNNLTPDIYLIDWIFTLYSKSLPLDLACRVWDVFCRDGEEFLFRTALGLLRLFQDVLTCMDFIHMAQFLTRLPDFIPAEQLFHHIATVHMTSRNRKWAQVLQALQKDLEKGSPVLKR, encoded by the exons ATGATGGAGAACGGCTGTGTGATTGTCTCTCACCTCCATGAGCAGATCAACCTGCACCACCATGAACCCAGCATGACCCTCCACAGCCAGCCCTTCCTGCTCAGCTACAACCCCCCCTGCTCATCTACCCACATGTACTACAGCAGCCCTCAGAAAAGCCCCCCAGACCTCAACCAGGACAGCCACAGCTTGTCTTCCCAGGACTCCGGTATTCCGACTCTGGAGATCAATCCTCCGGAGCCCATCCTCCACAGCCACCAGCGCCTGTGTGACTGCAGTCATGACTCTCCTGCCACTTTGCCTTTGGATGATCCGTCTGACACCAACACCGTCCACAAATCCTCCACTTTCCCCCGCAGCGGGTATGACTCCATCCGCCTCTTCAGCCCCACCCTAAGATTATCCACCACGATGGGGATGGGTGTCGGCGGTGGAGCCTTGAACCGCCGGGATGACATCTCAGTGTGCAGCGTGTCTAGCATGAGCACAGATCTGTCGGTGTCCAATGAAGACATCCTGGATTTCACCGTCACCTCTGACTCCAGTGCTATTGTTACCTTGGAAACTGATAACAGCGGCACCACTTACTTCTCAGATGTGATGCTGTCATCGCCAGGAAACGCAGGAGACCTATGGAGTCCTGCGAGACCACATTCAGGTTCAAGGTTCACACAACAGCAAGAGGATGGAAGGCCAAAGAAACTGGGACCTCTAGCAAGCTTATTCAACAA GAGCCTGTTTTCCAGGAGGGTGAGGGACAGTCGGTCAGCAGAGCAGAGGGATCCAGGGTGGAAGCTGTTTGGAAAAGTCCCACCACGGGAAGGCTCCAATAAGGACCCCAAGAGGATACAAAAG GAATATGAAACAAAGGCTGGCAGAGCTGGACCTGGCAACCCAACTTCTCCCAGGCAAAGCGTGAGGAAAAACCTGGACTTTGAGCCCCTCTCCACCACCGCACTTATACTAGAGGACAGACCTGc AAATCTACCTGCTAAGCCAGCCGAGGAGGCGCAGAAACACAGACAGCAGTATGAAGAGATGGTGGCCCAGGCCAAGAAGAGAG AGTTGAAGGAGGCTCAGAGGAGAAAGAAGCAACTGGAGGATCGGTGCAAGCTCGAGGAGAGCATCGGCACAGCTGCCCAGACCTGGAATCAGGAAATCCTACCTAACTGGAACACAAT GTGTACATCTCGACGAGTCAGAGACCTCTGGTGGCAGGGCATCCCACCCAGCGTCAGGGGTAAAGTGTGGAGCCTGGCTGTGGGCAACGAGCTCAACATCACACACG AGCTGTATAACATCTGTCTGGCCCGAGCTAAAGAGAAGTGGAATACCACCGCAGCGCCAGCCTCAGAACCTGAAGGTG ATGCTGGCTCGTCAGATCGGGAGTCCAGCCTGGAGCAGATCAAGTTGGACATCTCAAGAACATTCCCCCACCTGTGCATCTTCCAGCAG GGTGGGCCATATCATGATGTGCTGCACAGCATTCTGGGAGCATACACTTGCTACCGGCCAGATGTTGGCTAT gtgcagGGAATGTCATTCATCGCAGCAGTGCTGATCCTGAACCTGGACACGGCTGACGCCTTCATAGCTTTTGCCAACCTGCTCAACAAACCCTGTCAGATGGCCTTCTTCAGAGTCGACCACAGCCTT ATCTCCTTCTGTCCACAGATGCTGACTTACTTTTCAGCATTTGAAGTGTGCTTTGAAGAAAATCTACCAAAGCTTTTTGCACAtttcaagaaaaacaacttgacccctgatatttatttaattgattg GATCTTCACTCTTTACAGTAAGTCACTTCCACTGGACCTGGCGTGTCGAGTATGGGACGTGTTCTGCCGAGACGGCGAGGAGTTCTTGTTCCGCACCGCGTTGGGGCTGCTGCGTCTCTTTCAGGACGTTCTGACCTGCATGGATTTCATCCACATGGCCCAGTTCCTCACCCGCCTGCCTGACTTCATCCCCGCTGAGCAGCTCTTCCACCACATCGCCACTGTTCACATGACCAGCCGCAACAGGAAGTGGGCGCAG GTCCTGCAGGCCTTGCAGAAAGATCTGGAGAAAGGTAGCCCGGTGCTGAAGCGCTGA
- the tbc1d14 gene encoding TBC1 domain family member 14 isoform X2, which yields MANPTLGAPERTDDVSGGAMMENGCVIVSHLHEQINLHHHEPSMTLHSQPFLLSYNPPCSSTHMYYSSPQKSPPDLNQDSHSLSSQDSGIPTLEINPPEPILHSHQRLCDCSHDSPATLPLDDPSDTNTVHKSSTFPRSGYDSIRLFSPTLRLSTTMGMGVGGGALNRRDDISVCSVSSMSTDLSVSNEDILDFTVTSDSSAIVTLETDNSGTTYFSDVMLSSPGNAGDLWSPARPHSGSRFTQQQEDGRPKKLGPLASLFNKSLFSRRVRDSRSAEQRDPGWKLFGKVPPREGSNKDPKRIQKEYETKAGRAGPGNPTSPRQSVRKNLDFEPLSTTALILEDRPANLPAKPAEEAQKHRQQYEEMVAQAKKRELKEAQRRKKQLEDRCKLEESIGTAAQTWNQEILPNWNTMCTSRRVRDLWWQGIPPSVRGKVWSLAVGNELNITHELYNICLARAKEKWNTTAAPASEPEDAGSSDRESSLEQIKLDISRTFPHLCIFQQGGPYHDVLHSILGAYTCYRPDVGYVQGMSFIAAVLILNLDTADAFIAFANLLNKPCQMAFFRVDHSLISFCPQMLTYFSAFEVCFEENLPKLFAHFKKNNLTPDIYLIDWIFTLYSKSLPLDLACRVWDVFCRDGEEFLFRTALGLLRLFQDVLTCMDFIHMAQFLTRLPDFIPAEQLFHHIATVHMTSRNRKWAQVLQALQKDLEKGSPVLKR from the exons ATGGCGAACCCGACCCTCGGTGCCCCGGAGCGGACAGACG ATGTGTCTGGAGGAGCCATGATGGAGAACGGCTGTGTGATTGTCTCTCACCTCCATGAGCAGATCAACCTGCACCACCATGAACCCAGCATGACCCTCCACAGCCAGCCCTTCCTGCTCAGCTACAACCCCCCCTGCTCATCTACCCACATGTACTACAGCAGCCCTCAGAAAAGCCCCCCAGACCTCAACCAGGACAGCCACAGCTTGTCTTCCCAGGACTCCGGTATTCCGACTCTGGAGATCAATCCTCCGGAGCCCATCCTCCACAGCCACCAGCGCCTGTGTGACTGCAGTCATGACTCTCCTGCCACTTTGCCTTTGGATGATCCGTCTGACACCAACACCGTCCACAAATCCTCCACTTTCCCCCGCAGCGGGTATGACTCCATCCGCCTCTTCAGCCCCACCCTAAGATTATCCACCACGATGGGGATGGGTGTCGGCGGTGGAGCCTTGAACCGCCGGGATGACATCTCAGTGTGCAGCGTGTCTAGCATGAGCACAGATCTGTCGGTGTCCAATGAAGACATCCTGGATTTCACCGTCACCTCTGACTCCAGTGCTATTGTTACCTTGGAAACTGATAACAGCGGCACCACTTACTTCTCAGATGTGATGCTGTCATCGCCAGGAAACGCAGGAGACCTATGGAGTCCTGCGAGACCACATTCAGGTTCAAGGTTCACACAACAGCAAGAGGATGGAAGGCCAAAGAAACTGGGACCTCTAGCAAGCTTATTCAACAA GAGCCTGTTTTCCAGGAGGGTGAGGGACAGTCGGTCAGCAGAGCAGAGGGATCCAGGGTGGAAGCTGTTTGGAAAAGTCCCACCACGGGAAGGCTCCAATAAGGACCCCAAGAGGATACAAAAG GAATATGAAACAAAGGCTGGCAGAGCTGGACCTGGCAACCCAACTTCTCCCAGGCAAAGCGTGAGGAAAAACCTGGACTTTGAGCCCCTCTCCACCACCGCACTTATACTAGAGGACAGACCTGc AAATCTACCTGCTAAGCCAGCCGAGGAGGCGCAGAAACACAGACAGCAGTATGAAGAGATGGTGGCCCAGGCCAAGAAGAGAG AGTTGAAGGAGGCTCAGAGGAGAAAGAAGCAACTGGAGGATCGGTGCAAGCTCGAGGAGAGCATCGGCACAGCTGCCCAGACCTGGAATCAGGAAATCCTACCTAACTGGAACACAAT GTGTACATCTCGACGAGTCAGAGACCTCTGGTGGCAGGGCATCCCACCCAGCGTCAGGGGTAAAGTGTGGAGCCTGGCTGTGGGCAACGAGCTCAACATCACACACG AGCTGTATAACATCTGTCTGGCCCGAGCTAAAGAGAAGTGGAATACCACCGCAGCGCCAGCCTCAGAACCTGAAG ATGCTGGCTCGTCAGATCGGGAGTCCAGCCTGGAGCAGATCAAGTTGGACATCTCAAGAACATTCCCCCACCTGTGCATCTTCCAGCAG GGTGGGCCATATCATGATGTGCTGCACAGCATTCTGGGAGCATACACTTGCTACCGGCCAGATGTTGGCTAT gtgcagGGAATGTCATTCATCGCAGCAGTGCTGATCCTGAACCTGGACACGGCTGACGCCTTCATAGCTTTTGCCAACCTGCTCAACAAACCCTGTCAGATGGCCTTCTTCAGAGTCGACCACAGCCTT ATCTCCTTCTGTCCACAGATGCTGACTTACTTTTCAGCATTTGAAGTGTGCTTTGAAGAAAATCTACCAAAGCTTTTTGCACAtttcaagaaaaacaacttgacccctgatatttatttaattgattg GATCTTCACTCTTTACAGTAAGTCACTTCCACTGGACCTGGCGTGTCGAGTATGGGACGTGTTCTGCCGAGACGGCGAGGAGTTCTTGTTCCGCACCGCGTTGGGGCTGCTGCGTCTCTTTCAGGACGTTCTGACCTGCATGGATTTCATCCACATGGCCCAGTTCCTCACCCGCCTGCCTGACTTCATCCCCGCTGAGCAGCTCTTCCACCACATCGCCACTGTTCACATGACCAGCCGCAACAGGAAGTGGGCGCAG GTCCTGCAGGCCTTGCAGAAAGATCTGGAGAAAGGTAGCCCGGTGCTGAAGCGCTGA
- the tbc1d14 gene encoding TBC1 domain family member 14 isoform X3, giving the protein MANPTLGAPERTDDVSGGAMMENGCVIVSHLHEQINLHHHEPSMTLHSQPFLLSYNPPCSSTHMYYSSPQKSPPDLNQDSHSLSSQDSGIPTLEINPPEPILHSHQRLCDCSHDSPATLPLDDPSDTNTVHKSSTFPRSGYDSIRLFSPTLRLSTTMGMGVGGGALNRRDDISVCSVSSMSTDLSVSNEDILDFTVTSDSSAIVTLETDNSGTTYFSDVMLSSPGNAGDLWSPARPHSGSRFTQQQEDGRPKKLGPLASLFNKSLFSRRVRDSRSAEQRDPGWKLFGKVPPREGSNKDPKRIQKEYETKAGRAGPGNPTSPRQSVRKNLDFEPLSTTALILEDRPANLPAKPAEEAQKHRQQYEEMVAQAKKRELKEAQRRKKQLEDRCKLEESIGTAAQTWNQEILPNWNTMCTSRRVRDLWWQGIPPSVRGKVWSLAVGNELNITHELYNICLARAKEKWNTTAAPASEPEGDAGSSDRESSLEQIKLDISRTFPHLCIFQQGGPYHDVLHSILGAYTCYRPDVGYVQGMSFIAAVLILNLDTADAFIAFANLLNKPCQMAFFRVDHSLMLTYFSAFEVCFEENLPKLFAHFKKNNLTPDIYLIDWIFTLYSKSLPLDLACRVWDVFCRDGEEFLFRTALGLLRLFQDVLTCMDFIHMAQFLTRLPDFIPAEQLFHHIATVHMTSRNRKWAQVLQALQKDLEKGSPVLKR; this is encoded by the exons ATGGCGAACCCGACCCTCGGTGCCCCGGAGCGGACAGACG ATGTGTCTGGAGGAGCCATGATGGAGAACGGCTGTGTGATTGTCTCTCACCTCCATGAGCAGATCAACCTGCACCACCATGAACCCAGCATGACCCTCCACAGCCAGCCCTTCCTGCTCAGCTACAACCCCCCCTGCTCATCTACCCACATGTACTACAGCAGCCCTCAGAAAAGCCCCCCAGACCTCAACCAGGACAGCCACAGCTTGTCTTCCCAGGACTCCGGTATTCCGACTCTGGAGATCAATCCTCCGGAGCCCATCCTCCACAGCCACCAGCGCCTGTGTGACTGCAGTCATGACTCTCCTGCCACTTTGCCTTTGGATGATCCGTCTGACACCAACACCGTCCACAAATCCTCCACTTTCCCCCGCAGCGGGTATGACTCCATCCGCCTCTTCAGCCCCACCCTAAGATTATCCACCACGATGGGGATGGGTGTCGGCGGTGGAGCCTTGAACCGCCGGGATGACATCTCAGTGTGCAGCGTGTCTAGCATGAGCACAGATCTGTCGGTGTCCAATGAAGACATCCTGGATTTCACCGTCACCTCTGACTCCAGTGCTATTGTTACCTTGGAAACTGATAACAGCGGCACCACTTACTTCTCAGATGTGATGCTGTCATCGCCAGGAAACGCAGGAGACCTATGGAGTCCTGCGAGACCACATTCAGGTTCAAGGTTCACACAACAGCAAGAGGATGGAAGGCCAAAGAAACTGGGACCTCTAGCAAGCTTATTCAACAA GAGCCTGTTTTCCAGGAGGGTGAGGGACAGTCGGTCAGCAGAGCAGAGGGATCCAGGGTGGAAGCTGTTTGGAAAAGTCCCACCACGGGAAGGCTCCAATAAGGACCCCAAGAGGATACAAAAG GAATATGAAACAAAGGCTGGCAGAGCTGGACCTGGCAACCCAACTTCTCCCAGGCAAAGCGTGAGGAAAAACCTGGACTTTGAGCCCCTCTCCACCACCGCACTTATACTAGAGGACAGACCTGc AAATCTACCTGCTAAGCCAGCCGAGGAGGCGCAGAAACACAGACAGCAGTATGAAGAGATGGTGGCCCAGGCCAAGAAGAGAG AGTTGAAGGAGGCTCAGAGGAGAAAGAAGCAACTGGAGGATCGGTGCAAGCTCGAGGAGAGCATCGGCACAGCTGCCCAGACCTGGAATCAGGAAATCCTACCTAACTGGAACACAAT GTGTACATCTCGACGAGTCAGAGACCTCTGGTGGCAGGGCATCCCACCCAGCGTCAGGGGTAAAGTGTGGAGCCTGGCTGTGGGCAACGAGCTCAACATCACACACG AGCTGTATAACATCTGTCTGGCCCGAGCTAAAGAGAAGTGGAATACCACCGCAGCGCCAGCCTCAGAACCTGAAGGTG ATGCTGGCTCGTCAGATCGGGAGTCCAGCCTGGAGCAGATCAAGTTGGACATCTCAAGAACATTCCCCCACCTGTGCATCTTCCAGCAG GGTGGGCCATATCATGATGTGCTGCACAGCATTCTGGGAGCATACACTTGCTACCGGCCAGATGTTGGCTAT gtgcagGGAATGTCATTCATCGCAGCAGTGCTGATCCTGAACCTGGACACGGCTGACGCCTTCATAGCTTTTGCCAACCTGCTCAACAAACCCTGTCAGATGGCCTTCTTCAGAGTCGACCACAGCCTT ATGCTGACTTACTTTTCAGCATTTGAAGTGTGCTTTGAAGAAAATCTACCAAAGCTTTTTGCACAtttcaagaaaaacaacttgacccctgatatttatttaattgattg GATCTTCACTCTTTACAGTAAGTCACTTCCACTGGACCTGGCGTGTCGAGTATGGGACGTGTTCTGCCGAGACGGCGAGGAGTTCTTGTTCCGCACCGCGTTGGGGCTGCTGCGTCTCTTTCAGGACGTTCTGACCTGCATGGATTTCATCCACATGGCCCAGTTCCTCACCCGCCTGCCTGACTTCATCCCCGCTGAGCAGCTCTTCCACCACATCGCCACTGTTCACATGACCAGCCGCAACAGGAAGTGGGCGCAG GTCCTGCAGGCCTTGCAGAAAGATCTGGAGAAAGGTAGCCCGGTGCTGAAGCGCTGA
- the tbc1d14 gene encoding TBC1 domain family member 14 isoform X1, which yields MANPTLGAPERTDDVSGGAMMENGCVIVSHLHEQINLHHHEPSMTLHSQPFLLSYNPPCSSTHMYYSSPQKSPPDLNQDSHSLSSQDSGIPTLEINPPEPILHSHQRLCDCSHDSPATLPLDDPSDTNTVHKSSTFPRSGYDSIRLFSPTLRLSTTMGMGVGGGALNRRDDISVCSVSSMSTDLSVSNEDILDFTVTSDSSAIVTLETDNSGTTYFSDVMLSSPGNAGDLWSPARPHSGSRFTQQQEDGRPKKLGPLASLFNKSLFSRRVRDSRSAEQRDPGWKLFGKVPPREGSNKDPKRIQKEYETKAGRAGPGNPTSPRQSVRKNLDFEPLSTTALILEDRPANLPAKPAEEAQKHRQQYEEMVAQAKKRELKEAQRRKKQLEDRCKLEESIGTAAQTWNQEILPNWNTMCTSRRVRDLWWQGIPPSVRGKVWSLAVGNELNITHELYNICLARAKEKWNTTAAPASEPEGDAGSSDRESSLEQIKLDISRTFPHLCIFQQGGPYHDVLHSILGAYTCYRPDVGYVQGMSFIAAVLILNLDTADAFIAFANLLNKPCQMAFFRVDHSLISFCPQMLTYFSAFEVCFEENLPKLFAHFKKNNLTPDIYLIDWIFTLYSKSLPLDLACRVWDVFCRDGEEFLFRTALGLLRLFQDVLTCMDFIHMAQFLTRLPDFIPAEQLFHHIATVHMTSRNRKWAQVLQALQKDLEKGSPVLKR from the exons ATGGCGAACCCGACCCTCGGTGCCCCGGAGCGGACAGACG ATGTGTCTGGAGGAGCCATGATGGAGAACGGCTGTGTGATTGTCTCTCACCTCCATGAGCAGATCAACCTGCACCACCATGAACCCAGCATGACCCTCCACAGCCAGCCCTTCCTGCTCAGCTACAACCCCCCCTGCTCATCTACCCACATGTACTACAGCAGCCCTCAGAAAAGCCCCCCAGACCTCAACCAGGACAGCCACAGCTTGTCTTCCCAGGACTCCGGTATTCCGACTCTGGAGATCAATCCTCCGGAGCCCATCCTCCACAGCCACCAGCGCCTGTGTGACTGCAGTCATGACTCTCCTGCCACTTTGCCTTTGGATGATCCGTCTGACACCAACACCGTCCACAAATCCTCCACTTTCCCCCGCAGCGGGTATGACTCCATCCGCCTCTTCAGCCCCACCCTAAGATTATCCACCACGATGGGGATGGGTGTCGGCGGTGGAGCCTTGAACCGCCGGGATGACATCTCAGTGTGCAGCGTGTCTAGCATGAGCACAGATCTGTCGGTGTCCAATGAAGACATCCTGGATTTCACCGTCACCTCTGACTCCAGTGCTATTGTTACCTTGGAAACTGATAACAGCGGCACCACTTACTTCTCAGATGTGATGCTGTCATCGCCAGGAAACGCAGGAGACCTATGGAGTCCTGCGAGACCACATTCAGGTTCAAGGTTCACACAACAGCAAGAGGATGGAAGGCCAAAGAAACTGGGACCTCTAGCAAGCTTATTCAACAA GAGCCTGTTTTCCAGGAGGGTGAGGGACAGTCGGTCAGCAGAGCAGAGGGATCCAGGGTGGAAGCTGTTTGGAAAAGTCCCACCACGGGAAGGCTCCAATAAGGACCCCAAGAGGATACAAAAG GAATATGAAACAAAGGCTGGCAGAGCTGGACCTGGCAACCCAACTTCTCCCAGGCAAAGCGTGAGGAAAAACCTGGACTTTGAGCCCCTCTCCACCACCGCACTTATACTAGAGGACAGACCTGc AAATCTACCTGCTAAGCCAGCCGAGGAGGCGCAGAAACACAGACAGCAGTATGAAGAGATGGTGGCCCAGGCCAAGAAGAGAG AGTTGAAGGAGGCTCAGAGGAGAAAGAAGCAACTGGAGGATCGGTGCAAGCTCGAGGAGAGCATCGGCACAGCTGCCCAGACCTGGAATCAGGAAATCCTACCTAACTGGAACACAAT GTGTACATCTCGACGAGTCAGAGACCTCTGGTGGCAGGGCATCCCACCCAGCGTCAGGGGTAAAGTGTGGAGCCTGGCTGTGGGCAACGAGCTCAACATCACACACG AGCTGTATAACATCTGTCTGGCCCGAGCTAAAGAGAAGTGGAATACCACCGCAGCGCCAGCCTCAGAACCTGAAGGTG ATGCTGGCTCGTCAGATCGGGAGTCCAGCCTGGAGCAGATCAAGTTGGACATCTCAAGAACATTCCCCCACCTGTGCATCTTCCAGCAG GGTGGGCCATATCATGATGTGCTGCACAGCATTCTGGGAGCATACACTTGCTACCGGCCAGATGTTGGCTAT gtgcagGGAATGTCATTCATCGCAGCAGTGCTGATCCTGAACCTGGACACGGCTGACGCCTTCATAGCTTTTGCCAACCTGCTCAACAAACCCTGTCAGATGGCCTTCTTCAGAGTCGACCACAGCCTT ATCTCCTTCTGTCCACAGATGCTGACTTACTTTTCAGCATTTGAAGTGTGCTTTGAAGAAAATCTACCAAAGCTTTTTGCACAtttcaagaaaaacaacttgacccctgatatttatttaattgattg GATCTTCACTCTTTACAGTAAGTCACTTCCACTGGACCTGGCGTGTCGAGTATGGGACGTGTTCTGCCGAGACGGCGAGGAGTTCTTGTTCCGCACCGCGTTGGGGCTGCTGCGTCTCTTTCAGGACGTTCTGACCTGCATGGATTTCATCCACATGGCCCAGTTCCTCACCCGCCTGCCTGACTTCATCCCCGCTGAGCAGCTCTTCCACCACATCGCCACTGTTCACATGACCAGCCGCAACAGGAAGTGGGCGCAG GTCCTGCAGGCCTTGCAGAAAGATCTGGAGAAAGGTAGCCCGGTGCTGAAGCGCTGA